CTCGACGACTTCGACGTCGGCGTAGTGGCCCGCCGTCACCGACAGCCGCCCGTAGTCGTCGGTTCCAGGATCGGCGGCCATCCGCTCGGCGAACTCCTGTTGGAACATCAGGACCATCGGTCGCTGGCGCGGCAACAGGCGGAAGGCGATCTCCGATGACGCACCGTAGGGCAGGTTCGAGACGCTGGCCGTGTAGTCGGGGAGATCGACCGCCAGCGCGTCTCCCTGGCGGACGGTCAGCCGGCCGGCCTCGATCTCGTCGGCGAACTCCTCGCGGAGGTGAGCCGCGAAATCGGGGTCGCGCTCGACGGCAGTCACCCGGTCGGCGACAGCGAGCAGTCGGTCTGTCAGGGCACCCGGACCCGCACCGACTTCGAGAACGTGTGAGCAGTCCATCCCCACCTCGGTCGCGTACTCCGGAATCCGGTCGAGGACGCGGTCGTCGACGAGGAAGTGCTGGTCCTTGCGGGTGTCGGCGCGCTTTCCGGCACGGCGGACGAGCGAATCCGGGTCTCTCGTGTCTGTCGCTGTGTCGGTCATTATCCCCCGTAGACGGGCCGCGATTGAAAAAGTCGCTTACTCGCCCTGTACTACGGTCACTTCCCGCTCCGTCGAGGACTCCCTCTCAGCCGTCCCCGGCCTGTGCCACGGGTCGTTCCTCCCCGCTCTACCTCGAGGCCTCGCTTCACTCGCCCTCGCCCTGTGCCACGGGTCGTTCTCCCCGCTCTACTTCGAGGCCTCGCTTCACTCGCCCTCGCCCTGTGCCACGGGTCGTTCTCCCCGCTCTACTTCGAGGCCTCGCTTCACTCGCCCTCGCCTTGCTCGGACCGGCGCACGAACGTCCGGTACTTCAGATCGTCCTCGCGCAGTTCTTCCAGGATACGCTCGATGAGCACTTCCTGGGGGTTGTGGAGCCCGCTCACTCGGTCTTGGAGGTCCTCGAAGCTCTGAAACGGCTTTCGCTTTCGCTGGTCGAGGATCGAGTTGCGCAGTTTCTTGCCGATCCCCGGTAGGAGGTTCAACTGGTGGAGCCGGAGGGTGATCGGTTGGGCGTCGTTGTAGAAGTCGACGAACCGCTGTTCGTTGTCCTCGACGACCTCCTCGACGACGTACTCCAGTTCGGAGCGAGCCCCGCTCGGGAGGTCGTCGAACTCGACCTCGTCGATACGGCCGAAAGCAGTCAGGTCGACTCGGTCACCGATCGAGACGTCCGAATCGGCGTCCAGAACGAGTTCGTAGATATAGAACTCCTCGATCCCGAGGACGAACGCGAGCGGATCTTTCTGGTGCTGTGGACGGTCGTCTGACGCCCGCCCGTGGGGGAGGACATCGATGACGACACCAGTCATGGTCGCACCGTCATCGCTCTCCGTATCACTCATAGACTGCGGTACGACCAGAGCATACTTAATGGCGAGGGATACAGAGTATCAGAAGCGCCAGGCCACACCGCAGTCGGCTTCTCGCCGGGCGGTGACTGGTCGATCGGGACGCCTGGCTAGCCGTTCCGTGTGGCGACCCTCACTCCCGCTCGGGCGTCCGATGATCGACCGGAGACACACAGCTGCGGAGTAAACGGGCGTGAGAAACAGAATTTTTCGACGGCTTTCGGTCAGGCGTACTGTTTGACGATACCGAGAACCTCGTCGAGTTCGTCCCCGGACAGCGAGTACCGCTCCTGGGCGAACACCGAGCGGAGTTCGTCTCGGTCAAGCGGGCGGAGGTTGGCGATCTTGTAGGCCGTGGCCTCGTCGACTTTCTCCAGTTCCTGGAGTTTGTCGACGAACTCGCGGGACTCCTCGGGATCGAGGAGCGCGAACCGGTTGACGTGTTCGATAGCGCGTTTGAGTTCGTAGCGCATCTCGCGGTCCTCGTCGGCGGCCCGCTCCATCTCCAGCTCTTCGAGGATCGCCTTCGTCTCGGCGTTGGTGAGGTACTCCTCGTCGAGCTTCTCTTTGAAGATGGTCATCGGTTACTCCTGACTGCGGAGGTGAGCGGGCTTGGTGATGACGGTCTTCGTCTTTCCGCCGTCGACGATCTCGACCTTGTACGCAGTCCCCTGTTCGCCGACGACAGTGCCGGTCAGACCGCTAAATCGGGGGTGGAACCGGCCGTCGGGCACTGACGGATCGATCTTCAGGTGGACCTTCTCGTCGGTCTCGAACTGTGCGACGGAGCGCTGGGGCGGCGAGGTGCCGCGGTCGCGTGGCTTGTTCTTGAGCTTGTCACGTGTCCCTTCGAGGGGTCCGTTGGAACTGGGCATTCTTGAACATCGCTTGTCCGGTCGCCCTAATAAAACGTGCGTTCCGCGGCCACGAGTGAGTGGGGCTACGAGGTGGCGTTGTGACTACGCGAACGGACGGAAACGAGAGAGTTCGGCGTTACAGTCGGCCGACAGTGTCGACATCGACGGACTCGACGTCGTCGACGTCGGCGAACGCTTCCTCGACTGCGTCGGTCCCGCCGGACTCGTCGGGGATGATGACCGTCGGGAACAGTGCGACGAGTCCGAAGGCCACGTCGTCACGCTCGAAGCCTTTGATTTTGGCACCTTCCGGAAGCGAACCTTCCAGGCGTTCCTGGAGGTCGTCGAGGTCGACTTCCGGGCTCTGTGGCATGACCTTGATCTTGGCAGCGACTTTCCCCATCGTTATGGCCCCGTGAAACCGCAGTCAGGACACTTGTACAGGTTACTCTGCTTCCGGCAGGTCGCACACCGGTAGATCTGGTGCCCGCAGTCTGGGCACTTGAACGCAGCGGCGTTCGTGCCGGCGATGTTGATGCCACACGAGACGCACTTTTGCGTCCGCTTCTGTTGGCTCTCGCTCATACCATCCCGTATCCGACCGCGGCTTTTAACGATTGCCAAACGCCCCCGACACCGTGAGCCGGTACCACACTGTGGCCAGGCGTCAGCTTCCGGGCAGGATGTCGCCCAGCGCGGCGCCGATAGACATCGGGACGAACGCGACGGTACAGATCGAGAGCGATTCGACGAGCGCCGCCGGCGCCGTCGACCACTCGACCATCCCCCACGAAGTGAGCAACGCGACCGAGACGACGAACGCGGTCCCCGTCACCCCGACCAAGCGCCGTGGGACGAGCCCGAGATACGCGTTCGCGACACGCACGTCCTGGATGTCGGCGACGTAGAGGATGCTGATGACGATGCCGATAGCGGCGACCAGCGTCCCGAGGAGGTACAGCGGGTGCTGTGCGATGTGTCGTCCGGCGTCGACCGTTCCTCCCTCGACTGCCATCGGGATGCCGAACAACAGCGATCCCAGCACCGCCTCTGCGAGGTCACTCCGGTCGAATCCCCAGACGACACGCCCGAAGACGAGCGGGTCGTCGTCCTGGGAGTCTGCGGCGGCCCGCATGGCCTCTCGGACCTGTTCGCGCTCCGTGGGACTGTCGACGAGCGCTTCCAGTTCCTCCAGTTCGTCGAACAGGGTTCCGATCCCGTCCTCGTCGTCCGTCTGGGACTCCTGAGTCATGACCTGGCAGTATTTCCACTTTCGGCGACTCGCTAATGCCAGTTCTGGTCGGGTGACGGGAACACTCGACGATAATTTTCCCGGTCGGAAGATCGTATATAGCCCTTGTGGCCGACTATCACCCCCTATCGAAGGGCGTTTTTGCTTTCAGCACAACATTTATATAGGTCAGAACGTTCTCCTTAAAAGAACACATGGAACGGCCGACGCGCCAGCGGGACACGGACCAGGAGGAGCGCGAGCAGGAGTCCGAAGACACGGGCCAGCAGACGTGTCCGGAATGTGAGTCGGAGTCCATCTCTAGCGACGGGGGTGGAGAACTCGTCTGTGAGGACTGTGGCCTCGTCATCGAGGACGAAAACATCGACAGGGGTCCCGAGTGGCGGGCGTTCAACCACTCGGAGCGACAGTCCAAGTCCCGGGTCGGAGCGCCGACGACCCAGACGATGCACGACAAGGGACTGACGACCCAGATCGACTGGAAGGACAAGGACGCGTACGGACGCTCACTCTCCTCGGAGAAGCGCAGCCAGATGCACCGACTGCGAAAGTGGCAGGAGCGTATCCGGACCAAGGACGCCGGCGAGCGAAACCTCCAGTTCGCGCTCTCGGAGATCGACCGTATGGCCTCGGCACTGGGCGTCCCGCGCTCGGTACGGGAAGTCGCCTCGGTCATCTATCGACGGGCACTGGACGAGGACCTGATCCGGGGCCGCTCTATCGAGGGCGTCGCGACGGCCTGTCTCTACGCGGCGTGTCGACAGGAGGGCATCCCCCGGAGCTTAGAGGAGGTCTCGGACGTCTCCCGGGTCGAACAGAAGGAGATCGGACGGACCTATCGGTACGTGGCCCAGGAACTCGAACTCAAGATGGAACCGGTCGATCCCAAACAGTACGTCCCCCGGTTCGCCTCGGAACTGGAACTCTCCGAGGAGGTCCAGTCCAAGGCCAACGAGATCATCGACAAGACCGCCGAGCAGGGACTCCTCTCCGGGAAGTCCCCGACGGGCTATGCCGCCGCAGCGATCTACGCGGCCTCGCTGCTCTGTAACGAGAAGAAGACCCAGCGGGAGGTCGCCGACGTGGCACAGGTGACAGAGGTCACCATCCGGAACCGGTACCAGGAACAGATCGAAGCGATGGGCATCCACTGACGCGCCGGTCGATCGTGGGGAGTGGGTGGTGGTTTTTTCGCCGTAGATCCGGAAGTTGCGGCTCAGTCGCCGGCAGCGACAGCGCCCTCGCTCTCGGCGATCGAGACGAGCGTCGTCCGGCCGTAGAGGGCGATCAGGCCGAAGCCGACTTTCGTCACCACGTCCAGGTAGGTGATCACCAGCGCGGTCGTCTCGACGTCCATGAGAGCGATCCCCGCCTGACCGAGCACCCAGACGACTGGATAGACCAGCCACAGGACGACGACGAAGTTCCGCAGCGTCCGGTAGAGTCCCGCTTCGATGTCCGAGAGTGAAGCTGTCGCCGTGGCCGCGACGTCACGGTAGAGCAGATAGACGACGCCGGCGAAAGCCAGGCCGCCGAGCGCGAACAGCCCGTAGCTCACCGGAGACGACGTCACTGCTCCGGCGAAGCCGAAGACGATCGTCAACGCCTGCAGGGCGACGAGTTTGGCGAGGTCCTGCCGGGAGGCGTGTGCCAGCAGGCCGAGATAGAGGACGTTGATCGGGGTCGTCAACAGCCAGTCGACGTACCGGACCACGTAGACGGTATGCCCGTCGCTCTGGACCGTCCCGATCCCCAGAAAGAGCAGTGCGTAGGCCACGACGGCGATCCCCGGGATCGCGACGAGCAGGAGATACCGTCGTCTGTCGCTCTTCGGGACGAGCGTGTAGCCGTATGCCAGTACGGCCGTCCCGAGCAGTTCACCGAGCAGTCCCAGCATGAACCAGGTCGTTATCGTGTCCATTGTTAGTCGTCGGTCGCAGCGGTCGTCTGGCCGTTGCCGGTGCCGGATGCGGCGTCGACCTCGAAGCGTTCGAGCAGCGATTCCAGTTCCTCCGCGCGGGCCTGGAGTTCACCGGCGGATTCCGAGACCTGCGCGATCGATGCGGCCTGGTCTTCGGCCGCACCCGCGACGGTATCGGCCTCGGTCGCAGTCTGTTGGCTGATGTCCGCCAGGTCGTCGATCGTCCCCATGACTTCCTGTGCCGTACGGGCCTGTTCCTCGGTCGCCCGGTCGATCTCCTGGATGCCGGTGTCGACCTCCTCGGTGTACTGGACGATCGTCTCCAGGGCGTCGACGGTCTCCTCGACGGTCTCGACGCCTTCGGTGATCCGCTCGCTGGTCGACTCCATCGTCTCGACGGTCTCGCCGGCCTGTGACTGGATGCGTTCGATCCGGCCCTCGATGTCGCCGGCGGCTTCCTTGGTCTCCTCGGCGAGGGACTTGATCTCGTCCGCGACGACGGCGAAGCCCTCGCCCTGACCGTCGGCGTGAGCCGCCTCGATCGACGCGTTCAGTGCCAGCATGTTCGTCTGCTCGACGATCGAAGTGATGACGCCGACGATCTCACCGATCTCATCCAACTCGTCGTCGAGCGCGGTGATCTCTTCGACGGTCGCCTCGGTCTGGTCTTCGATGGCGTTCATCTCGGTGATCGCCTCCTGGGCGGCCTCTCGACCGTCTTCACCGACCTCGGCAGCCGATTGAGAGGTGTCAGCGACCTGCTGGGCGGAGGAGGCGACTTGCTGTGCCGTCGCCGAGAGGTTCTCCATCTCGCCGGCGGCGGACTCCAGCCCCTCGTTCTGTTCGGTCGTCCCCTCGAAGATCTCCTGGATGGACTTCGAGACCTGCTGGCTCGCCTGGTCGACCCGCTTGGCGTTGGACTCGACGCGCTCGCTGGACTGCATCACGCTGCCCGTGAACGAGCGCACGTCCGAGAGGAGGGCTTCCAGCGCGTCGAGGGTCGTGTTTATCTCCTCGCCGACCTCGGCCATCGCGTCGCTCATGCTTTCGGTGTCGACACGGGCGGTCAGGTCCCCGTTGGCGGCCGCCTCCAGGGCCTGACTGTACTCCTGGGCCTTCAGTTCGAGGTGACTGCTGAGGGCCTCCATCTCGTTGCGCTCCTGTTCGACCTCCGAACGGGCCTGCTCGGCGTCCTGTTTCGCTTCCTCGGCTTCCTCGCGTGCGCGCTCGGCGGCCGATATCTGCTCGTCGAGGTTCGTCCGCATGTTGTCGAACGCCGAGTACAGCGTCCCGAACTCGTCTGTCCGGGACGTTTCGAGGGTGACGTCCAGGTCACCGTCGGCCATCGCCTGTGCCTTCGTCGAGAGGCGCCGCAGCGAGACGATGGTGTTGCTGCCGATCGTGACCCCGACCAGTCCCAGGTTCACGATCGCGATGAGGATCAGGCCGACGAGGTCGGAGTTGATCTGGCTGCTGAGCGCGTAGGCCTGTTGTGGGTTCGCGTGGACCATCACGACCCAGTCGTGAGAGTCCAGTCGGCTCAGTCCCATGAGCATCGAGTCGGTCTCGACGAAGTCGCTCTGTCCGCCCTCCAGCGACTGGAGCGGGTTCTCGCCCCCCGTGGCGACCGGCGCGGTCGTCCCGATCATCGAGTGGTTCGGATGCGAGACGAACTGCCCGTCGGTGTTGACCACCGTCGTGAACGATCCGTCGCGCTGGTTCGAGATCTCGTCGGCCTTGGCACCGAGATCGGTCATGTAGACCAGTGCCCGGTTCTCCGCGCCAGGGACCGGCGAGACGACGGCGATGATCGGGTGGTCGACGACCGAGACGCTGAACGGTTCCGTCACGTGCGTATCGTCCGGGCTCTCGAACTCCGGAGGATCGGTCGCGAACGGCGCGCCCTGCTCGGCGGCGTTGACGCCGACGAACTCCTGGTTCGAACTCTCGGTGATCACTCCTGTCTCGGTGTTGACGTAGTGGACCGCGACGACATCCGGTGGAACGGAGTCGGTTTCGATCAGTGCTTCGAGCCTGTCCTGTCGTTCTGTGGCGGACCCGTCGGCGAAGACGGGGAGGCGTGATGTCGTCCGTACGTCCCGCTGGGTCGTGGTCAGCCAGGCGTCTAACTGTCCCGCTTGTGTCCCCGATAGCGCCGTCATGTCGGTGGCCACGTCGTCTTCCAGCGTGGCCGAAGCCTGAACGCTGATGACGGCACCGAACGCAACGACGACGACGATCGCGAACGCGAGCGCGACACCGAGACGCGTGGCGTAACTGTCACCGACGACGCTCGGGAGCAGTGTGTCCCTCTCTTCGGTCATCTGGTGCATCTAGGCAAAAACCGTTCTAAAACGTTGGTCCCCTATTCTCACCACTGATAAGCGGGTGTCGTCGTGCTGTCTGATCGGACCGGGACCGGGGTCGGGATAGCCGTGGCACAGCGTGCTACCCAATAGCATAATACATGACGAGCGTCCTAGTTCCGACGAACGACCGGTATGTCATCAGACGCCCCCGGGTCTCGGGACCCCCGACAGCTCATCGCCGACGTGATCACGGGTGGGGATACCGGTCGCGGCACGATTCCGCCGCTGCTCGGTCTGCTCGACGTCGGCGACCGGCAGGTCCGACTCGGTGCGGCGACGGCGCTCTGTCTCGTCGCCGAGGAGCATCCCGACGCAGTGCCGGTCCTCGTCCGACGGCTCGCCGACCGGCTCGACGAGGGGCCGGCGACGGAACTGGCGCTGTCGTATCTGGCTGTCAGCTATCCCGAGGCGGTCGCGGAGGGCGTCGGCGACCTCACCGACGAAAAGCAAGCGTACATCCGCCGCCAAACCGCCGTCGGGCGAGGGAACGCGATACTGGACCGGTCGCCGCTGTCGAACCGCGACCTCGGGCGGACGACGCTGCCGGATCAGGGCGACGGCTACGGGCCACGGAGGGTGTACACCGAAGACGACGAGACGGACCACGGTGGCGGAGCCGGAGGTCAGGAGCAGGATCTGGACGGAGAGCCCGACGCCGCGCCGCTGGTCGCCGACTCCGACTGGCTCCCGATCGTCGAGTACGAGAGCCCCTTCGACCGGCTCTCGATCCTCGCGCCGCGTGACAGCCGCCGCTACGGTGACAGCTACCGCACGCTCGGAATACGCGACGACGACGAATACGCGCTCGCGATCCAGTTGCTCGACCATCCGGCCGGCGAGACGGAGTTCCTCGCCGATCTCGCGTCACGGCTCGACGAGTGGGAGAGCGTCAGCGACATCGAGAACGTCCTGGCGCTGTACGGCTGGCACCGGGAGCCGGGACCGTGGATCGCGACGGAGTACACCGCGGAGACGCTCGAAGACCGCGGGGAGTTTGAGCCTGCCGACGCCGTCTGGCACGCCAGCCAGTTGGCCGGAGCGGTGACGGAACTCCACGAACGGGGGACCGTCCACGGCGGTATCGACCCCGAGAACGTGGCGTACTACGGGAACGTCCTCACCGAGGACGAGCGCCAGCCGCCCCTGCTGGACAACGTCGGGCTGTTGGGGGTCTACCGGTATCACTTCGATCCCGCGACCTACCTCGACCCGCGCTATGCCGCACCCGAATATTACGACCGGCGGTTCGGTCGGGTCGACCACGCGACCGACATCTACCAACTCGGCGCCGTCTGTTTCCGGCTGTTCACCGGGCGCGCCCCCTTCACGGGATCGTTCAGCACCATCCGCGACCAGGTACTCGATGGCGATGTCCCCGCACCCAGCGAGGTCGCTGACGTGCCCGAACCGGTCGACGACATCGTGGGGAAAGCGCTGGCCCGGGAGAAACTGGCGCGGTACGAAACTACCAGCCAACTCACACAAGAGCTACGTGCCCTGGGTAACCCAGACACAGGTAGTGGTGATTAGCCGGTGCAGATAGGGGGGTTCAGGGTCGAGTTACAGTTCGTCGCGGACAACCCCAACCTCACGTTCATATTTTTCATTGCACTTACACTTCTGACCGTCCTCGGTGCCCGCTTCAGTTTCTACGCGTATCGGAACAGACAGGCGAGTGACCTGGCGACGGACGCACGTCTGTGGGACTATCTCGTCGCCGTCGGCGTCTTCGCTGTCGGGTTCGCCCTGCTCGGCATCGTCGAGATCGTGACGACGCTTCAGCTTCCGATCAAGGGCAGTCTCGTCCTCGCCCACGTCCTCGTGTTGGCGACAGCGATGCGGGTCCTCTACCGGAGCATCGTCCCAGCCGGCGAGGAGGATCTGGGGACCTACGAGAGGGTGCTGACACGGGCCGCAGTCGTCGCGGTCGCGGTCGTCGGGATCGGATCGGCGCTCGTCGGCCGACACCCGTTCGTCGTCGCCGTCATGGGTATCAGCGCCGGCACGTTCGCGGCGGCAGGCGTCTCCTTCGGCCACCGCGGGGCCGCCGAGACCCGCGTCCAGGGCACCGTCATCGACACGCTGTTGCGCCACCTGCTCCCGGTCTTGCTGTTCGGTGCGCTGGTCCCGATTGTCGACCTGGCGACGCTGGCCGGGCTGGATCGAGCCGTCGTCCTCCACGTCCAGGTGGTGTTCGTCATCATGACCGCGACGACGTTGATGACGGCGACGATCAAGCTCCGACAGAACCTCGCGACGCTGTGAGCCACCGAAGGGTAGGGTCCCGGCTGCCTGGCCGTCATCGCGATCGAGCCGTCGGCGGGGTGTGGGACGCTCACCACGCTCGCTCGGCTGTTTCCGGGAACTCCCCTCCCGGTCACCCCCTGATTTATCGGGCTGCCGTCCTTCACCGAGTGTATGTCAGTCGAATTTGACTTCGGCGGCGAAGTAGCCCTGGTAACCGGCGTCGGTGGCGCGCTGGGCAGTGCTGTCGCGAACGCGTTTCTGGAGGCCGGTGCGACCGTCTGTGGGGCCGACGTGGTCGAGCCCGACAGCGAGGACTTCCTGCTGTCCGATCCGGGCCGGATCGAGTTCCACCAGGGCGATTTCACCGACGAGGACGACGTCGCCACCGTCGTCGAGCGCGTGGTCGACGACCACGGCCGCCTGGACTATCTCCTGAACGTCGCCGGTACCTGGCGTGGTGGCGACCCACTCCACGAGACCGACGCCGACACGTTCGATTTCCTCTTCGGCGTCAACCTCAAGACCATGTTCCTGGCCTCGAAACACGCCATCCCACACCTACAGGAGACGGAAGGCGCCATCGTCTCCGTGTCGGCCCGCTCCTCGCTGGAGGGCGGGAGCGGCGACGGCCTCTACCGGGCGACGAAAGCCGGCGTGCGACTCCTGACCGAGAGTATCGCCGAGGAGAACCTCGGCACCGTCCGGGCCAACTCCGTGATGCCCAGCGTCATCGACACGCCGATGAACCGCGAGATGATGCCAGACGCCGACTTCGAGGAGTGGGTCGATCCCGAACAGATCGGCGCTGTGATGTTGTTCCTCTGCTCGGACGCGGCGAGCGTGACCAGCGGCGCGGCCGTTCCGGTATACGGCGAGGCCTGAGAGCAGTCGAGACAGTGTCGGTCGTCCGGACCGAACTGAATCACAGGCGTTAACACCGACAGCGGGAAAGCGCCAGCAGATATGAGCGACAGAGAGACCTGGACGACCCGACTCGGATTCATCCTCGCGGCAGTGGGGAGCGCAGTGGGACTGGGCAACCTCTGGCAGTTCCCGTTCAAGACGGGTGCCAACGGCGGTGCGGCGTTCGTCGTGTTCTACCTGATCGCCGTGCTGTTTATCGGCTTCCCCGCGATGCTGGCCGAGTTCGTCCTCGGCCGGCGGACGAACGTCAACGCCGTCGACGCCTTCGGGGAACTCGGGCACCACGGCTGGCGTCTCGTCGGCGGGATCGGCATCCTCACCGGCTTCTGGATCCTCTCGTACTACAACGTCGTCGGCGGGTGGGTCCTCCGGTACATCCTGGGCAGTGCGACCGGCGCGTACTTCGGCGATCCCGGCGGCTACTTCGGCGCTGTCTCCGCAGGTCCCGAGGCGGTGCTGGCACAGGCGGTCTTCCTGGCGCTGGTCGTCGGCATCGTCGCGCTGGGCATCGAGGACGGCATCGAGAAAGCGACGACGGTGATGGTCCCCAGCATCGTCGTGTTGATGATCGCGCTGGCGGCCTGGGTGGCGACGCTGCCCGGTGCCGGCGCCGGCTACGCCTTCTTCCTCTCCCCGGACCTGGGGACGATGGTCGACAACGCCGGGAGCATCATCCCCTTCGCCGTCGGGCAGGCGTTTTTCACCCTCTCGCTGGGGATGGCGATCATGATCACCTACTCCTCGTACGTCGGCGAGGACGACAACCTCGTCTTCGACGGCGGGATCATCGTCGTGATGAACACGCTCGTCGGCGTGCTGGCCGGCCTGGTCGTGTTCCCGATCCTGCTGACCATCGACTACCAGATCACGACGACCACCGGCGGCCCCGGAGCGTTGTTCGTCGCCACCGCCTCGGGCTTTAGCTCCGTCCCGTTCGGCCGGCTGTTCGGGGTCGTCTTC
Above is a window of Haloarcula halophila DNA encoding:
- a CDS encoding sodium-dependent transporter, whose amino-acid sequence is MSDRETWTTRLGFILAAVGSAVGLGNLWQFPFKTGANGGAAFVVFYLIAVLFIGFPAMLAEFVLGRRTNVNAVDAFGELGHHGWRLVGGIGILTGFWILSYYNVVGGWVLRYILGSATGAYFGDPGGYFGAVSAGPEAVLAQAVFLALVVGIVALGIEDGIEKATTVMVPSIVVLMIALAAWVATLPGAGAGYAFFLSPDLGTMVDNAGSIIPFAVGQAFFTLSLGMAIMITYSSYVGEDDNLVFDGGIIVVMNTLVGVLAGLVVFPILLTIDYQITTTTGGPGALFVATASGFSSVPFGRLFGVVFFGVVLIAALSSAISLLEVSVAWANDNFGVSRPVLATGIGVGLFVLGLPSAWDTAWLTWFDNFAYQLFLPLSALLVVVFVGWVLGEDAVAELRQGTGGLGWFGPVWLWALRLVVVAGILATLGLGVETMFLGEDPAVVQPF